One part of the Bacillus sp. FJAT-27916 genome encodes these proteins:
- a CDS encoding MFS transporter, which yields MKLGETINYKSASLFKNKNFLMYWLSYVFSALGDAIYFFVIPWMIKEITGSGVMMGMFLLVVGVPRIILMLFGGVVVDRFDGRKIMFISDISRAMVMLGIFILMVTNSMNIFFIFALGFVFGVLDAFYWPAVTAIRQRVVSKEYYVRSNSLLAATWQITALIGPLTGAFLYHIDKGIICVFVIGIAFIASALTLYFVKLRPIMKEKESREQKNSIKEDLAFGVKYVLQNHLVFTLIITMLFANMSFRMLEVGLPFLAESLKANEKEFGLMQSALGAGGLVVSFILTFIIMIKNPSPKANMLAISFQGLGLLLLGLTTNYWQAIAAMSFIGIATAVVSTIGPSIFQKTIPEEVMGRVSSINMIVAQGAVPLAQAAGGWFLDTTGPNTLFITAGIVETLTGLVALMLPAVYLYNKREKSHTKEVI from the coding sequence ATGAAGTTGGGGGAAACTATAAATTATAAGAGTGCAAGCCTATTCAAAAATAAAAACTTTCTTATGTATTGGTTAAGTTACGTTTTTTCAGCTTTAGGCGATGCTATATATTTTTTTGTTATTCCTTGGATGATTAAAGAGATAACTGGTTCTGGAGTTATGATGGGGATGTTTTTATTAGTAGTTGGAGTGCCAAGAATTATATTGATGTTATTTGGTGGAGTAGTTGTCGACCGTTTCGATGGAAGAAAAATTATGTTCATCTCAGATATATCAAGGGCTATGGTAATGCTCGGCATATTTATCTTGATGGTAACAAATAGTATGAACATATTTTTTATTTTCGCATTAGGATTTGTGTTTGGTGTCCTAGATGCCTTTTATTGGCCCGCAGTTACTGCAATTCGTCAGAGAGTAGTATCGAAAGAATATTATGTGCGATCTAATAGCTTATTAGCGGCTACGTGGCAAATTACTGCATTAATTGGACCTTTAACGGGAGCATTTCTATACCATATAGACAAGGGAATCATATGTGTGTTTGTTATAGGGATTGCATTTATTGCATCAGCATTAACGCTTTACTTTGTAAAATTAAGGCCGATTATGAAGGAAAAAGAAAGTCGTGAACAAAAAAACTCTATCAAAGAGGATTTAGCTTTTGGTGTAAAATATGTACTACAAAATCATTTGGTTTTCACCTTAATTATCACTATGCTTTTTGCTAATATGAGTTTTAGGATGCTGGAAGTTGGACTGCCTTTTTTAGCTGAATCATTAAAAGCAAATGAGAAGGAATTTGGATTGATGCAGTCAGCTCTTGGAGCAGGGGGATTAGTCGTTTCTTTCATTTTAACTTTTATTATTATGATTAAAAATCCAAGCCCAAAGGCTAATATGTTAGCCATATCTTTCCAAGGGTTAGGGTTATTACTGTTGGGATTAACGACAAATTATTGGCAAGCAATTGCAGCTATGAGCTTCATTGGTATAGCAACAGCAGTAGTAAGCACTATTGGCCCTAGTATATTTCAGAAAACTATCCCAGAAGAAGTGATGGGGCGTGTATCAAGTATTAATATGATTGTTGCTCAAGGAGCGGTGCCATTAGCACAGGCAGCAGGAGGGTGGTTCCTAGATACAACAGGACCAAATACGTTGTTTATTACTGCTGGAATTGTAGAAACCTTAACGGGATTGGTTGCATTAATGTTACCAGCAGTTTACTTATATAATAAAAGAGAGAAAAGTCATACAAAGGAAGTAATTTAG
- the istB gene encoding IS21-like element helper ATPase IstB, whose protein sequence is MKSSLEERLIQLGWHDTASQLDDLVENASTHNVSYFDFLHTVVLQEWERRESAKLENRIKRAKLPYTKTIHDFDFTFQPSINEQRVKETLTCRFIANGENRLLLGPPGVGKTHLALSFALEALAKGHTALFLTADQMVAECRKAETKGSIPKLAQKWSRPDLLIIDEVGYFPFDELTANVFFQVVSKRYEHGAMILTSNKSYIEWGKVFGDDVLATAILDRLLHHAVTFNIKGDSYRLKEKKKAGIYPAALSK, encoded by the coding sequence ATGAAATCCAGCCTTGAAGAACGACTCATCCAGTTGGGCTGGCATGACACAGCCAGTCAATTGGATGATCTGGTAGAGAATGCTTCTACCCATAATGTATCATATTTTGATTTTCTGCACACGGTTGTTTTACAGGAATGGGAACGTCGAGAATCAGCTAAATTAGAAAATCGAATCAAGCGCGCCAAACTTCCTTATACCAAAACCATTCATGACTTTGATTTTACGTTTCAGCCAAGCATCAATGAGCAACGTGTAAAGGAAACCCTTACCTGCCGGTTTATTGCCAATGGAGAGAATCGTCTTCTTTTAGGGCCACCTGGTGTAGGGAAAACCCATCTCGCCCTCTCTTTTGCCTTAGAAGCTCTGGCAAAGGGACATACCGCCTTGTTTTTGACGGCTGACCAAATGGTGGCAGAATGCCGTAAGGCAGAAACAAAAGGAAGCATTCCTAAATTGGCACAAAAATGGAGCCGTCCAGATTTATTGATTATTGATGAGGTGGGATACTTTCCTTTTGACGAGTTGACGGCAAATGTCTTTTTTCAAGTGGTATCCAAGCGATATGAACATGGAGCGATGATTTTGACCTCGAACAAATCATATATAGAATGGGGCAAAGTGTTTGGGGATGATGTCTTAGCGACTGCCATCTTAGATCGACTCCTTCATCATGCGGTTACCTTCAATATCAAAGGAGATTCGTATCGTTTGAAGGAAAAGAAAAAGGCTGGGATTTATCCAGCAGCGTTATCGAAGTAA
- a CDS encoding SMI1/KNR4 family protein produces the protein MKFWLKAREDYYRKPPLTEAELEEAEKELGHKLPETYRKLLLEQNGGSIRFNALRLRKRPIEGNFFVEFGFLQGVGEMPGILDTAFVTKEWNLPKELVILNGDGHTWFALDYRNNRVEPAVSYIDTDGDLDFVLSDNFDEFIKDLYIEEEGLYRFNPDEDEDYKLDAMPEDELISLLQSGQFTKIKKALDNLFYYPKNSITENYVLYLLNETDEKVQDMIGSSLFQYISFQRIKYDLPIVNKIIDELNKHPKVAHYATLITEFIKEMEEAKEEQIFDDDDYEVVPYEDE, from the coding sequence ATGAAATTTTGGCTTAAAGCACGTGAAGATTATTATAGAAAACCACCCCTCACTGAAGCTGAATTAGAAGAAGCTGAAAAGGAACTGGGACACAAGCTCCCTGAAACTTATCGGAAGTTGTTATTAGAGCAAAATGGTGGATCTATTCGATTTAATGCTCTCCGTTTAAGAAAACGTCCAATAGAAGGAAACTTTTTCGTAGAATTTGGATTCCTACAAGGAGTAGGAGAAATGCCAGGTATTTTGGATACGGCTTTCGTGACTAAAGAATGGAATTTACCTAAAGAACTTGTCATATTAAACGGAGATGGTCACACTTGGTTTGCTTTGGACTATAGGAATAATAGAGTTGAGCCTGCTGTTTCATACATTGATACAGATGGAGATTTGGATTTTGTTTTGTCTGATAATTTTGACGAATTTATCAAGGATTTATACATCGAGGAAGAGGGTCTTTACCGCTTTAATCCTGACGAAGATGAGGATTACAAATTAGATGCGATGCCAGAAGATGAATTAATTTCTTTATTGCAATCAGGGCAATTTACTAAAATCAAAAAAGCGCTGGATAATTTATTCTATTACCCCAAAAATAGTATTACAGAAAACTATGTCCTATATTTATTAAATGAAACCGATGAGAAGGTTCAAGATATGATAGGATCATCTTTATTCCAATACATAAGCTTCCAAAGGATTAAATATGATCTTCCTATTGTAAATAAGATAATAGATGAGTTAAATAAACACCCTAAAGTTGCCCATTATGCGACTCTGATAACCGAATTTATTAAAGAAATGGAAGAAGCAAAAGAGGAGCAAATTTTTGATGATGATGATTATGAAGTAGTCCCATATGAAGATGAATAA
- a CDS encoding M14 family metallopeptidase: MNKLTKKTAHAAIALAIGSTLLLPGLPTSAAEADDFIPYYGKGPSYIQPDNISHLFPKPQIDFQTPAFAKGKTAFTSQEEMTAFLKKLSKKNKHMSYKIIGKSLEGREIPMIIFSKNPDNIKKDKKKPLIWVQGQIHGNEPAAGESNLVLAQMIAEGKLGNVLDKANIIIVPRINPDGSYYFKRFIATDMDANRDYMKVEYPEVRTVYKAINEYQPDVVLDTHEYTVNSSLLNKYGDKGSIASYDVLISSAKNLNIPEKLRKTSDKLLLPDVQKALKKEKLSFHDYYTLSSSQSGKLVAEEGSTEARIGRNALGLKNTFTYLIETRGINIGRADFERRVFAQVTAQANFIKSTVKNAEKVKRTVEEARKTIVTKGKNANDDDQIVITSENKLVPDQELTVVDLAKAAKVDIPIDWKSSTNAYATLERERPTAYILPPAYHHIADKLKVLGVKVEQLKKSSSLSVESYKVTDNKVSNQQESGHYTNKVTTEVTTKKKTFPAGSYVFKMDQQNANYIALALEPEGVDSYVTFNFIPVEKGDEIPVFRYMKEGGLKTK; the protein is encoded by the coding sequence ATGAATAAATTGACGAAGAAAACTGCTCATGCTGCCATTGCCCTTGCTATCGGAAGTACTTTGCTATTGCCAGGCCTGCCGACGTCTGCTGCGGAGGCTGATGACTTCATACCTTACTATGGAAAGGGGCCAAGCTATATTCAGCCAGATAATATCTCACATTTATTCCCTAAACCCCAAATAGATTTTCAAACACCCGCCTTTGCCAAAGGCAAAACGGCCTTCACCAGCCAGGAGGAAATGACCGCATTCCTAAAGAAACTCAGCAAAAAGAATAAGCATATGAGCTATAAAATCATCGGCAAGTCGCTTGAAGGACGGGAGATTCCGATGATCATATTCAGCAAGAATCCTGATAACATCAAGAAAGACAAGAAAAAGCCACTCATCTGGGTGCAGGGGCAAATTCACGGCAATGAACCCGCTGCCGGAGAATCGAATCTGGTCCTAGCGCAAATGATAGCGGAAGGAAAGCTTGGCAATGTCCTAGATAAGGCAAATATCATTATCGTGCCGAGAATCAATCCTGATGGTTCGTATTATTTTAAACGCTTCATTGCAACGGATATGGATGCGAATAGGGATTATATGAAGGTGGAGTATCCTGAGGTTCGTACGGTTTATAAGGCCATTAATGAATACCAGCCAGATGTTGTTCTGGATACGCATGAATACACAGTGAATTCTTCCCTTTTAAATAAATACGGGGACAAGGGCTCCATTGCCTCCTATGATGTCTTAATTTCATCTGCGAAGAACTTGAATATTCCGGAGAAGCTTCGGAAGACTTCTGATAAGCTGCTGCTGCCGGATGTTCAAAAGGCATTGAAGAAGGAAAAGCTATCGTTCCATGATTATTACACCTTATCCTCCTCGCAATCCGGCAAGCTTGTCGCAGAAGAGGGAAGCACGGAGGCACGCATAGGCCGTAATGCGCTTGGGTTGAAGAATACCTTCACCTATCTGATTGAAACAAGAGGGATCAATATCGGACGTGCGGACTTTGAACGAAGGGTATTTGCCCAGGTGACGGCCCAAGCGAACTTTATTAAGTCGACTGTCAAGAATGCGGAAAAGGTTAAACGGACAGTTGAAGAGGCTCGCAAAACGATCGTGACGAAAGGAAAGAACGCGAATGATGATGATCAGATTGTGATCACAAGCGAAAATAAGCTTGTTCCTGACCAAGAGCTGACTGTCGTAGATCTCGCTAAGGCAGCTAAGGTCGATATCCCAATCGATTGGAAAAGCTCGACTAACGCCTACGCTACCTTGGAGAGGGAAAGGCCGACCGCTTATATCCTTCCTCCTGCTTATCATCATATTGCCGATAAGCTAAAGGTGCTCGGTGTGAAGGTAGAGCAATTGAAGAAATCGTCCTCCTTATCGGTCGAGAGCTATAAAGTAACGGACAATAAAGTGTCGAATCAGCAAGAAAGCGGACACTACACCAATAAGGTGACGACAGAAGTCACTACGAAGAAGAAAACCTTCCCGGCCGGCAGCTATGTGTTCAAGATGGACCAGCAGAATGCCAATTATATCGCCTTGGCACTTGAGCCTGAAGGGGTTGACAGCTATGTAACCTTTAATTTCATTCCAGTTGAAAAAGGGGATGAAATCCCTGTTTTTCGGTACATGAAAGAGGGCGGATTAAAAACGAAATAG
- a CDS encoding DUF4300 family protein, translating into MKNLLLPVLLTSTLLFTGCSNSTMEKENESVVQEAALSYEYSNLVDGSAQNRVLDLMKTRGFDGGTIDWFMKTVEDYNSKQGMEDIAPHGFVSINTANAPYDENQLFTRWEELQLPYIDLNCRITSFMLIKDLVDSGGTITEESPELIFDLNAIENNPNAKMSKADQQKFENIFYPISASETTDVKEHAKSIVKEWAKRDISFDNDSISWVNVFLHYPETENLFIGHSGVLLEEGDGYLFIEKLAQSMPFQVSKFKTKEELYHVLMQRYDINTGDYAKIASKPIIMENDKLLNR; encoded by the coding sequence ATGAAGAATCTATTACTTCCCGTACTACTTACATCAACGCTGCTCTTTACAGGGTGTTCAAATTCGACAATGGAAAAAGAAAACGAAAGTGTTGTCCAAGAAGCTGCGCTTTCTTATGAATATTCCAATCTCGTAGATGGAAGCGCGCAGAATCGAGTTCTTGATTTAATGAAAACAAGAGGATTTGATGGTGGAACTATTGATTGGTTTATGAAAACGGTCGAAGATTACAATAGCAAACAAGGGATGGAGGATATCGCCCCACATGGCTTTGTTTCGATAAATACCGCGAATGCACCGTACGATGAAAATCAGCTTTTTACTAGGTGGGAAGAGTTGCAGCTTCCTTATATAGACCTTAACTGTCGTATCACCTCATTTATGCTGATAAAAGATCTGGTGGATTCTGGCGGTACCATAACAGAGGAAAGCCCTGAGTTGATCTTTGATTTGAATGCAATCGAGAATAACCCAAATGCAAAGATGAGTAAAGCGGATCAGCAGAAGTTTGAAAACATCTTTTATCCAATATCAGCTTCTGAAACGACGGATGTGAAAGAGCACGCTAAGAGCATTGTCAAGGAATGGGCGAAGAGGGACATTTCCTTCGATAATGATTCCATTTCTTGGGTAAATGTATTCTTGCACTATCCTGAAACAGAGAATCTCTTCATCGGACATAGCGGGGTTTTATTGGAAGAAGGGGATGGATATCTATTCATCGAAAAACTGGCTCAATCAATGCCTTTCCAGGTATCAAAGTTCAAGACTAAGGAAGAACTATACCATGTTCTAATGCAACGCTACGATATCAACACAGGGGATTATGCGAAGATTGCTTCAAAGCCTATTATTATGGAGAATGACAAACTGCTTAACCGTTAA
- a CDS encoding DUF2711 family protein: protein MEFFYPIGENPENDPFLNGLPNGYKFAACIFYPFVKMQNDWKSEDDTYPTNEDLLRFGKLLSWEEIRKDSGLNNISEMSIAVTAAAVLADGYFGRKIYQRPDLAKKLDESLTENILYPMMDQISVFLIHRILSVLASKGAKSIKYATLYGEQGTHEIKDLNLETINLLCDDIITISDDNEELVFTCYFDEVQALFLQKKITERYWSEMGWRVLFLTKKLL, encoded by the coding sequence TTGGAATTCTTTTACCCGATTGGAGAAAACCCTGAAAATGACCCATTCTTAAACGGGTTACCGAATGGATACAAGTTTGCAGCCTGTATTTTCTATCCCTTCGTCAAAATGCAAAATGATTGGAAATCAGAAGATGACACCTATCCTACCAATGAAGATTTACTTAGATTCGGAAAGCTTTTATCTTGGGAGGAAATAAGGAAAGATAGTGGATTAAATAATATCTCAGAAATGTCAATAGCCGTTACAGCAGCAGCCGTTTTGGCGGATGGATATTTTGGTAGAAAGATATATCAAAGACCTGATTTGGCTAAAAAGTTGGACGAAAGTTTAACCGAGAATATTTTATATCCTATGATGGACCAAATTTCAGTATTTTTAATACACCGTATTCTGTCTGTTCTAGCTTCGAAAGGTGCAAAGAGCATTAAATATGCAACATTATATGGCGAACAAGGCACACACGAGATAAAGGATCTTAATTTAGAAACCATCAATTTATTATGTGACGACATTATAACGATTAGTGATGATAATGAAGAACTTGTATTCACTTGCTATTTTGATGAAGTTCAAGCTCTTTTTTTGCAAAAGAAGATTACAGAGAGGTATTGGTCAGAAATGGGCTGGAGGGTATTATTTTTGACAAAAAAACTCCTCTAG
- the istA gene encoding IS21 family transposase: TTNCVVLLEEITAMGYEGKSTILRDFVQPFRAQPKKQATRRFETPPGKQAQMDWAEVGEVVMDGHPQKVYAFLMILGYSRMKYIEFTTDMKLETLMKCHMNAFSYFNGIPNQILYDNMKTVVTKHSPTEIRFNRTFEDFLAYYGVVPKACKPYRPQTKGKVERTVDYLKKNFFQRKHEPTLEAWNHDIQIWLDKTANKKKNETTQEPPVQRWQTEQPQLQAWGIKPLFPTSHWEVREVSRDCFVSYLGKKYSVPFRYAGQKVKLKVTLDKQLEIYDAQDRIAQHPIMTGKAHMHIQLEHYEKSEEQQKEQKQQNSPGLPTPDFCPSTPQVEARSLATYAALEGNESE; this comes from the coding sequence ACCACAAATTGCGTGGTCTTGCTTGAAGAAATTACAGCAATGGGGTATGAGGGGAAGAGTACAATTTTACGAGATTTTGTGCAGCCCTTCCGGGCACAACCAAAGAAACAGGCCACTAGGCGATTTGAGACACCTCCTGGGAAGCAAGCTCAAATGGATTGGGCGGAAGTCGGTGAAGTAGTGATGGATGGTCATCCACAAAAGGTTTATGCCTTTCTCATGATTCTGGGGTATTCCAGGATGAAGTATATTGAGTTTACGACAGATATGAAGCTCGAAACATTGATGAAATGTCACATGAATGCCTTCTCCTATTTTAACGGCATTCCGAATCAGATTCTCTATGATAATATGAAAACCGTCGTGACAAAGCACAGTCCAACAGAGATTCGTTTTAATCGTACGTTTGAAGATTTTTTAGCCTACTATGGGGTCGTCCCGAAAGCTTGTAAACCCTACCGCCCACAGACGAAAGGAAAAGTAGAAAGAACGGTGGATTACCTAAAGAAAAATTTCTTTCAACGAAAACATGAACCTACGCTGGAAGCATGGAATCATGACATACAGATATGGTTGGACAAAACAGCTAATAAAAAGAAAAATGAAACGACACAAGAACCGCCGGTTCAGCGTTGGCAAACGGAACAGCCACAGCTTCAAGCCTGGGGAATAAAGCCGTTATTCCCAACAAGCCATTGGGAAGTGCGGGAGGTAAGCAGAGATTGCTTTGTCTCTTACTTAGGAAAGAAATACTCTGTCCCTTTTCGGTATGCCGGTCAGAAAGTTAAGTTGAAAGTGACATTGGACAAACAGTTGGAAATATACGATGCACAAGACCGCATTGCCCAACATCCCATTATGACAGGAAAAGCACATATGCATATTCAGTTGGAGCACTATGAGAAGTCAGAAGAACAACAAAAAGAGCAGAAACAACAGAACTCCCCTGGTTTGCCGACCCCGGATTTCTGTCCTTCTACTCCACAGGTGGAAGCTCGATCTCTAGCCACCTACGCCGCACTCGAGGGGAATGAATCAGAATGA
- the ltrA gene encoding group II intron reverse transcriptase/maturase, with protein MKLGNADGGKASYQLLPLLGTHLLNVQSLIQCHHELPNNKATGVNGTTKEQYAESLEENIMDLTNRLKSKSYRPVPVRRMYIPKLNSNKKRPLGIPEHEDKIVQKGIAKVLNAIYKNDFLDCSFGFRPNRNCHDALKILNFYVEKRLVSYVVDVDIKGFFDNVDHKWMMEFLKHRITDPSLLRIISRFLKGGYMEEGRRYKTDKGTPQGGVISPILANVYLHYVLDLWFEKVVRKQCEGQAYMVRYADDFVCCFQHKREAIQFYESLKLRLKKFNLEIAEDKTKVIPFGRFAENNAKRTGNGKPATFDFLGFTHYCGKSKQGKFRVKRKSSRKKVQGKLKESKEWLKSNRNKNIHLIMERFRRSLVGYYNYYCITDNSQTVNDFKEKIEILLFKWLNRRSQRKSFTWDKFRLFLQMFPLPKPRIRVNIYELRKEISYIL; from the coding sequence ATGAAGTTGGGTAATGCCGATGGAGGAAAGGCTAGCTACCAGTTATTGCCCTTATTAGGGACACATTTACTAAATGTGCAATCACTCATTCAATGTCATCATGAGCTGCCAAACAATAAGGCAACTGGTGTGAACGGTACAACGAAAGAGCAATATGCTGAAAGTCTTGAAGAAAACATAATGGACTTAACAAACAGACTTAAAAGCAAAAGTTATCGTCCAGTTCCGGTTAGAAGAATGTATATTCCAAAGCTTAACTCTAATAAGAAAAGGCCATTAGGAATACCGGAACATGAGGATAAAATTGTCCAGAAAGGCATTGCAAAAGTGCTAAATGCTATCTATAAGAATGACTTTCTAGACTGCTCTTTTGGGTTTCGACCAAACAGAAACTGTCATGATGCGTTAAAGATACTAAACTTTTATGTAGAAAAAAGATTAGTAAGCTATGTAGTAGATGTAGATATCAAAGGCTTCTTCGATAATGTTGACCACAAATGGATGATGGAGTTCTTGAAACATAGAATAACGGATCCTAGCCTCCTGAGAATAATCAGTAGGTTCCTCAAAGGTGGTTACATGGAGGAAGGCAGGAGATACAAAACAGATAAGGGTACACCGCAAGGTGGAGTAATATCTCCTATCTTGGCTAATGTGTACCTTCATTATGTACTCGACTTATGGTTTGAGAAAGTGGTTAGGAAACAATGTGAAGGACAGGCATACATGGTAAGATATGCGGATGATTTTGTTTGTTGTTTTCAACACAAAAGGGAAGCTATACAATTCTACGAGTCATTAAAACTGAGATTGAAGAAATTTAACTTGGAAATAGCTGAGGATAAAACCAAGGTTATTCCCTTCGGGAGATTTGCAGAAAATAACGCGAAACGAACAGGGAATGGTAAGCCTGCAACCTTCGATTTCCTTGGATTCACTCATTATTGTGGAAAAAGTAAACAAGGAAAATTTCGTGTAAAACGGAAATCGAGCAGAAAGAAAGTCCAAGGCAAGCTTAAAGAATCTAAGGAATGGTTGAAGTCTAATAGAAATAAAAATATCCATTTAATCATGGAGAGATTTAGACGTTCTCTAGTAGGATACTACAACTATTACTGCATTACAGATAATTCTCAAACTGTTAATGACTTCAAAGAGAAAATCGAAATTTTACTATTTAAATGGCTGAATAGAAGGAGCCAAAGAAAGTCCTTTACATGGGATAAATTTAGGCTTTTCCTTCAAATGTTCCCACTTCCCAAACCAAGAATCAGGGTCAACATTTATGAATTAAGGAAAGAAATTAGCTATATTCTGTAA